A genomic region of Bradyrhizobium sp. ORS 278 contains the following coding sequences:
- a CDS encoding DUF4403 family protein, whose protein sequence is MNLPTPRPDWQSRPHPLAPKSQRPPRRSRPRLRLILIGAVALTALVLIGIIVAEVFLFSGSTPAPPIAQLPPLPPATRNSIVMAPISISLGAIRDAAERTTPRNFSGKADNPVSQILQNADIGWTVNRGAIAATGTQDTLSLATPLSGRLNVTGSLSSKATGAIGDALGGLLGSDAAKQIGGINIKNLNATADIKGNVLIAMRPRVAASWYVEPNFSAQVNLGDTALTVAGARVNVPAQMKPIVEKTVNDQLAGVSDRLRKDPTLKRTAQAQWARACRSVPLQGTAPGLPAVWLEIKPTRALAAQPVIDSTTTSITIGIEAETKVTPAETKPVCPFPEKITIVPPTTGGINVAVPIDVPFTELNKLIDSQLAGRTFPEDGSGPVAVTVKHATVVPSGNRLLISLQVKGKEKESFFGFGADATVHIWGRPMVDQAQQILRLSDLQLAVESEAAFGLLGAAARAAIPHLQRALLERSVIDLKPFADNVREKIATAIAEMQKNENGIRVDTDVNNLALADITFDATTLRVIATAEGSMMVRINTLPGL, encoded by the coding sequence ATGAACCTTCCGACGCCGCGACCGGACTGGCAGAGCAGGCCTCACCCGCTCGCGCCGAAATCGCAGCGGCCCCCGCGGCGCTCGCGACCTCGGCTGCGGCTGATCCTGATCGGCGCCGTGGCGCTGACAGCTCTCGTCCTCATCGGAATCATCGTCGCGGAAGTGTTTCTGTTCTCGGGCAGCACGCCGGCACCGCCAATCGCCCAGTTGCCGCCGCTGCCGCCGGCGACGCGCAATTCGATCGTCATGGCGCCTATTTCGATTTCGCTCGGGGCGATCCGCGACGCCGCCGAACGGACGACTCCGCGCAATTTCTCCGGCAAGGCCGACAATCCCGTCAGCCAGATCCTGCAGAACGCCGACATCGGCTGGACGGTCAACCGCGGCGCCATTGCCGCGACCGGCACTCAGGACACGCTGTCGCTGGCGACGCCGCTGTCCGGACGGCTCAACGTCACCGGCTCATTGTCGTCGAAGGCCACCGGAGCGATCGGGGATGCGCTGGGGGGCCTGCTCGGCTCCGACGCGGCCAAGCAGATCGGCGGCATCAACATCAAGAACCTGAACGCCACTGCCGACATCAAGGGCAATGTGCTGATCGCGATGCGGCCGCGCGTTGCCGCATCCTGGTATGTCGAGCCGAACTTCTCGGCCCAGGTCAATCTCGGCGACACTGCGCTCACGGTCGCAGGCGCCCGGGTCAACGTGCCGGCGCAGATGAAGCCGATCGTCGAGAAGACGGTGAATGACCAGCTCGCCGGGGTCAGCGACCGGCTGCGCAAGGATCCGACGCTGAAGCGCACCGCGCAGGCACAATGGGCGCGCGCCTGCCGCTCGGTGCCGCTGCAGGGCACCGCGCCGGGGCTGCCCGCGGTCTGGCTCGAGATCAAGCCGACGCGCGCGCTGGCCGCGCAGCCGGTGATCGACTCCACCACCACCAGCATCACCATCGGGATCGAGGCGGAAACCAAGGTGACGCCGGCCGAGACCAAGCCGGTCTGCCCCTTCCCCGAGAAGATCACGATCGTGCCGCCGACGACGGGCGGCATCAATGTCGCGGTGCCGATCGACGTCCCCTTCACCGAGCTCAACAAGCTGATCGACTCGCAGCTTGCGGGCCGCACCTTTCCCGAGGACGGCTCCGGTCCGGTGGCGGTCACCGTGAAGCATGCGACCGTTGTGCCCTCCGGCAACCGGCTGCTGATATCGCTGCAGGTCAAGGGCAAGGAGAAGGAGAGCTTCTTCGGCTTCGGCGCCGACGCGACGGTGCACATTTGGGGCCGGCCGATGGTCGATCAGGCGCAGCAGATCCTGCGCCTCTCCGACCTGCAGCTCGCCGTCGAATCAGAGGCCGCCTTCGGCCTGCTCGGCGCCGCGGCCCGCGCGGCCATTCCTCACCTGCAGCGCGCCTTGCTCGAACGCTCGGTGATCGATCTCAAACCGTTCGCCGACAATGTCCGCGAGAAGATCGCGACCGCGATCGCCGAGATGCAGAAGAACGAGAACGGCATCCGTGTCGACACCGACGTCAACAATCTGGCGCTCGCCGACATCACCTTCGATGCCACCACGCTGCGCGTGATCGCGACCGCCGAGGGCAGCATGATGGTTCGCATCAACACGCTGCCCGGCCTGTAA
- a CDS encoding Flp family type IVb pilin: MSVILRFLKDESGATAIEYGLIAAGISIAIIASVNGLGSKLNTKFTSINSSLK; encoded by the coding sequence ATGTCGGTCATCCTGCGTTTCCTGAAAGACGAGAGCGGCGCCACGGCCATCGAATACGGCCTGATCGCCGCCGGTATTTCGATTGCCATCATCGCATCGGTCAATGGCCTCGGCAGCAAGCTCAACACGAAGTTCACGTCGATCAACAGCAGCCTGAAGTAG
- a CDS encoding ABC transporter substrate-binding protein translates to MRPSTHAVAAAIALAALCGTAHAQTISDDMVKIGVLTDMSSLYADATGKGSLVAVQMAVEDYGGKVKGKKVEVVSADHQNKPDVGVNIARNWYDNEKVDAIFDVPTSSVALPISALTREKNKIHINSGGGSSDITGTQCSPNTVHWTYDTYALSNVAGKAMVKRGEDTWFFITADYAFGQALERDAANVVKEAGGKVLGDVRHPLNSSDFSSFVLQAQASKAKVVGLANAGGDTQNALKQAAEFGLAQSGQKMIALLMEITDVHSLGIKSTSGLIVTDAFYWDMNDETRAFSKRFNEKVGHMPTMIQAGLYSATMHYLKAIEAIGTDEAPKVMEQMRATPVNDFFAKNGKIRIDGRMVHDMYLFEVKKPEESKGDWDLYKLIATVPGDEAFRPLDKGGCPLVK, encoded by the coding sequence ATGAGGCCCTCGACGCACGCCGTCGCCGCCGCCATCGCGCTTGCAGCGCTTTGCGGAACCGCTCACGCGCAGACGATCTCCGACGACATGGTCAAGATCGGCGTGCTCACGGACATGTCGAGCCTGTATGCCGACGCCACCGGCAAGGGTTCGCTGGTAGCGGTGCAGATGGCGGTCGAGGATTACGGCGGCAAGGTCAAGGGCAAGAAGGTCGAGGTGGTCTCCGCCGACCACCAGAACAAGCCGGACGTCGGCGTCAACATCGCCCGCAACTGGTACGACAACGAGAAGGTCGACGCGATCTTCGACGTGCCGACCTCCTCGGTCGCGCTGCCGATCTCGGCGCTGACGCGCGAGAAGAACAAGATCCACATCAATTCCGGCGGCGGCTCCTCCGATATCACCGGCACGCAGTGCTCGCCCAACACGGTGCACTGGACCTACGACACCTATGCGCTGTCCAACGTCGCCGGCAAGGCGATGGTCAAACGCGGCGAGGACACCTGGTTCTTCATCACCGCCGACTACGCGTTCGGGCAGGCGCTGGAGCGCGACGCCGCCAACGTGGTGAAGGAAGCCGGCGGCAAGGTGCTCGGCGACGTGCGGCATCCGTTGAACTCGTCGGACTTCTCGTCCTTCGTGCTCCAGGCGCAGGCCTCCAAGGCGAAGGTCGTGGGCCTCGCAAATGCCGGCGGCGACACCCAGAACGCGCTGAAGCAGGCCGCCGAGTTCGGCCTGGCCCAGAGCGGCCAGAAGATGATCGCCTTGCTGATGGAGATCACCGACGTGCATTCGCTCGGCATCAAGTCGACATCAGGCCTGATCGTCACCGACGCGTTCTACTGGGACATGAACGACGAGACCCGCGCCTTCTCCAAGCGCTTCAACGAGAAGGTCGGGCACATGCCGACCATGATCCAGGCCGGCCTCTACTCCGCGACCATGCATTACCTCAAGGCCATCGAGGCGATCGGCACCGACGAAGCGCCGAAGGTCATGGAGCAGATGCGCGCCACCCCCGTGAACGACTTCTTCGCCAAGAACGGCAAGATCCGCATCGACGGCCGCATGGTCCACGACATGTATCTGTTCGAGGTCAAGAAGCCCGAGGAGTCGAAGGGCGACTGGGATCTCTACAAGCTGATCGCGACCGTGCCGGGCGACGAGGCGTTCCGCCCGCTCGACAAGGGCGGCTGCCCGCTGGTGAAATAG
- a CDS encoding response regulator — MAQTQPHILVVEDDRETRTLIAKYLRNNACNVTTATDGREMTRIMGDHRIDLLILDVMLPGEDGLTLCRKLRAESQVPIIMLTARGEDVDRILGLEMGADDYLPKPFNPRELLARINAVLRRQAAAITASATEGATALSFLGWKIDFRLRELRNPEGARVAMTSAEFDLLRTFCERPGRVLSRDSLLDLTQGRSAGSFERSIDVLVSRIRRKIEPDPQEATMIKTVRSGGYMFTPVVEVVTAPQSH, encoded by the coding sequence ATGGCCCAGACACAACCCCACATCCTTGTCGTCGAGGACGACCGCGAGACGCGCACGCTGATCGCGAAATATCTGCGCAACAACGCCTGCAACGTGACCACCGCGACCGACGGCCGCGAGATGACCCGGATCATGGGCGATCACCGCATCGACCTCCTGATCCTCGATGTGATGCTGCCCGGCGAGGACGGCTTGACCCTGTGCCGCAAGCTGCGCGCTGAATCGCAGGTGCCGATCATCATGCTGACAGCGCGCGGCGAGGACGTCGACCGCATTCTCGGGCTCGAGATGGGCGCCGACGACTATCTGCCGAAGCCGTTCAATCCGCGCGAGCTGCTCGCCCGCATCAATGCGGTGCTGCGCCGCCAGGCCGCGGCGATCACCGCGAGCGCCACCGAGGGCGCGACCGCGCTGAGCTTCCTCGGCTGGAAGATCGACTTCCGCCTGCGCGAACTGCGCAATCCCGAAGGCGCGCGCGTCGCCATGACCAGCGCCGAGTTCGACCTGTTGCGCACCTTTTGCGAACGGCCGGGCCGCGTGCTGTCGCGTGACAGCCTGCTCGACCTGACGCAAGGCCGCAGCGCCGGCTCGTTCGAGCGCTCGATCGACGTTCTGGTGAGCCGCATCCGCCGCAAGATCGAACCTGATCCGCAGGAGGCGACGATGATCAAGACCGTGCGGTCCGGCGGCTACATGTTCACGCCCGTCGTCGAGGTGGTGACCGCGCCGCAGAGCCATTGA